Part of the Carassius auratus strain Wakin chromosome 8, ASM336829v1, whole genome shotgun sequence genome is shown below.
AGGAAGCCCATTGCACTGCCAAACATGTGAGCAGTGATAGCACAGCAAGACTTTTGGTCACACAGCCACTTATGCAGGGTGCAGGCGGGATGACTTTGAGATCAGGAAGAGTCCCTTTAAAGGAAGATGCCTTGTTCTGGAAATACAAGTGGAAAAGTGTGTCAGGTAAATGCAGCTGTGGTCAGAACAGAAGCAGATATTTTGGAGGTGTGGGCACTTACAAGTGAGTTCACAACTATGATGAACTGGTCGATACTATTCAGTGTTTTTTGGTATTCATTGATAGTCATGTCATTCCAAGTCTTGGTGAACATTATATTTAACCATGAACTGCAAAGTTATCAAATAAAAGACATGTTATCATCAGGGCACATTTTAAGAgctaaatttattaaaaacaagggTTTTCAATTAGATTACTTGGCATCTGTTGCTCCCATTGCAGAATGTAAAGACGTTAAATCAGGGAAGCTCACACAGCCGCTCAGTTTCATAGCTGGATAGTACAAGATGAAAGCCAAACACATCTCATCTGTAGTTGAGTACCCCCCCTGAGGGCAGAAAAAGGGAGTTTTACATGTCCATAAtctttcttttctattttaaaggggtcatatgatgtgattttattttttttctttctctttggagtgttacaagttcttggtgcataaagaagatctgtaaagttgcaaagactaaagtctcaaatccaaagagatattctttataaaagttaagtccACGCCCTCCTAgcatggctcgttctaacacgcccccgcatctctacatcactatgtggaaatatttgcataacgcagcccagatgttcacacaaagaaagaaggtgtagcttttattctcgttgtagtattgttgtttgtttgtacGTTTTGTTCGAAAATATATCAGAACAAGTTCATTAATTTCAAACGTCATTATTTATTACTCACGTACCTATCTAATAGTGCTACCCTtctgcaagagggtgacagaacaacaattacccataatacactgcaaaatcTTCTGCAAAAGCTTTGACCACTTTTAATTATGAGATTCAGGGAAATTAAAGGACTCATACAATTAAACAAATGTGCTCAATATGCTCCTCTATGTAAATGTACCAACCCATGTGAAGCTGTCTCGGTTTTCAGTATTGTAGGTGCACTCCACCAGCAATTTGTCATCCTGAAAGGCCGAAAAGTTTCTTTACTTCACTTATTGCCAATAATTATATACTAAAATAAAGACTATTACAGTACataaatttgtcattttttattgtgcAGAGCATATATTTGGTATTTATGCTTGAAATCACTGTAAACTTAACAGCACTTACCAACTTCACTGTCTTAGTTTTACCCAAGTTTGTCGCTTCCTGATATTCAAAATCATAGCTTTCATCCGCAGCTAGAATATCGATCTGTTCTCCCCCTCTGAAGAGAATAAGAATAAGCAAGAAAAGAAAACGGAATTCATGGCAGTAATGTAAGGTTATGAACCACAGAACAAAGAAATGCACAGAGTTTATATTAAGTGAACTATTTATTCGGGTCAAAAATGTCTACCTGAATTGTCCAACTCGCACCTTTCGCCCAGCCAAGTGTGTGTGCAGCATCACAGAGAACACCTGAAGATCATGTGGTGTCTCCAGCACCTGTAGAGCACAGAACACAACTGATCGTGCTGAATCTGATTGTGAGAATGTgagtacataaaaatatatacatacctTTGGAATATTAGCAGTGTCACACATGCCGTACGTATGGAAGGATTTAGCTTTGGGTGGGATGGCATACCCAGGGGCCACCAAAAGCCCTGTCATTAGAACAGCTGCATCATGCTGACGGAGTTCAGATGTATAGTAGAATCGCAGACCTGAGTTATCAACTCGACCTGTGCAGAGAAGGAAGATTTATCAcgttgacatttaaaaaaaaaaaaagtgaaagtgtgcTTCTTTCACATTGTAAACGACTGACTGACCTGCACTTTTATGGGGGTTGTTGTAATGCACTTCAAGCCTGTAGAAAAAATTTCCAACATTTCCGCCAATTGGAAGTCCTGCCACCTCAGGAAATTCAAAAGCCTTGAAAAAgtacaattacaattaaaaagcTAATCAttaatttgaaagttttaaatatagataCTATTTCAAAAGGCCCAAAAGCTGAAAATGAACCATGCCCTTTCAGTGAATCAGTTCAGAAAATCACTCTGAATGCGTCaatggatgcccattttccacaagttgatatgattcttaagGGTCTTAATGacaagtctataacatactttgctTAAAATTTCTCAATTGTAGTGTAAAAGAACATTCTTTTACCATGTCAacaacagctctgttcacagcaaGTCATTTTAAGTTCATGTTCCTTTAAATACTAATGAGCTTTGCTGACCCCGACCCTCTCTTTTGTGGGGTCACGAGCCATTTAGAGATTGTGAGATTGTTTACTTTAACCCTGGAACTTAtaggaaaggcaatttgcaaagattcataaatgAAACAATGGCAGAGTAATGACAGTTCACTTATGACGGGCCTTAGGTAAAATGCTACTATCGATCAAaaatcgtgggaggggcctgggtctgtgtgacatcacacagcCAAGAAGCTGAGAAcggcttgatttgagaaaggggatgTTATTTATACCgattaaaataaacactgaatgGATTTTTATCATATAGTGTGGATGTGTACAACAAACACTGCCAACTCACATATATGTTcaaacatgtaaaagtgaattttgcatccacTGACCCCTTTATCGGATAACGATTTCTTAAAGTAATTTATGACTTACATGTGTTTATTTCTCACATGAAAATGATTTGAACCCTAGTCAAAGGTGAGACTAACCCCTCCGCCAACTCCCCACACAGCCACGACCTCTATACACCCTCCATCCGCTCCAGTATGACATTCTGCCTCCAGCGGCTCCGTCACAGTCGGAGGGCAGCGGAACAGCACCAGATGATGCACAAGGTCAACATTTTCGATCACTGGCTCAATCTGGGATAATGAAAGTAAGTCAGAAATGAAGATGATTGACAGATCATTGGATAGATAATGTTTGTGTTAAGTTCATAAACTCACACGATAAATGTGCTGTTTGGGACCAAACGTCGGGGCTTTCAAGATCTTGCAGTGATAGTAGGTGTGCTTGGCTGGTACAATGAACTGAAATGATTGTAAGCAACATGCAAAGTGAAAGTACACTCACTAGCACTTCGAAAAGGTTTTCTTTCCTTAGTTGAGATAAACCATTAAGATAATCGTTGGAAACTACTAGGCTATTCAAAAATAAGCTACTGTATGAAGTCAGTAAGACTTACAACAACTTTTCTTCAACAGGGAAACAATCGATTGACCAAAGGTTAGAGTACAGacatttaaaatttgtataaaacgtttttatttcaaagaaatattattgaattaatattataaatacttttaatcaaaaatctgttttcaacattaattaattaatgtttcttgagcggtaaatgagcatattagaattgatttctgaaggatcatgtgacactgagactggattaatggcagatgaaaatgtagctttgcttcacaggaataaattactttaaaatatgttcaaatctAAGTTAAATGTTGCTCATGAAATgtcaggaacaaaaaaaaaaaaaaacagacaggaacaacaaaacaacaaagaaaaaaatctttcttaCATTGTCCATAGTTATGTCAAAAAAGCTCCTATTTGAAGGGTTGACGTGAGGCATGTACTTCAACAGGTTCAACTCCTTTGTGCCTCTTTGGCTGCTGTGGTATGTGATATCATCAGTCTGTCCATACGCATAGATCAGCTTCATGGGGAGATCCTGATcatgcaataaaaataacaattgcctgataatttacattaaatgagaAGCTCTTTGGCAACATGCACACTacagctaaatgttttttttttttttttatctaaaatttcAGTTTTAAAAGACAGTCCATGTTTAAAGAAGTGTTTCTGAAGTGCAGCTGAGAGCTCCTTGACAAACAAGGTCAACAGTTTGTTACTTAGTTACAAATACTTAGGAGTCCTTAGAAATGCCCTGATCCAAGTGGGCCTAACATTGTGGAttcctttttttaatgcaatgccATTAGGCATGGGCTGATTACCGGTTTCATTGGCTTTTAAAAACCAATAAAATTTTAGTTGGGGGTGGgggtttgtattattatattatgtatctCTAAGGGTAACTGACCCATAGATATGTGCATAGCTATGTACATAGAGTAAAAACGTCCAGTAAATGATAAAACTGTCTGCACTACAAAACAGTATGTTCATAATTaggataatacattaaaattaatatgGTAAGACACCAATTTGCAAAATCAAGCAGCAAATCAAGTGCTTatgcagatgagacagaagccaGACCCATACAATTTCCGAATGGCACTCTTAAGGTCCTTGCACAGTGAGTCCGAAATTTTTGTATGCGTTTTTTGTACTTTTTCGTATTCGTCAACAAAATGCTATTTGAGACTAAcccctcaatttttttttttttttttttttatgatggacgAAAGTTTCGGAGACAGTGTATAAATGTGATAGACGCAACGTGAACATTTCAGAAGAAAATTTCGGACTCAAGGTCTTAGCAAACTGAGTTTGAAAGCCTTGTCCAAAATGTTTGCATGtcaaaaaaaacaacttaatcaTTTCATCTGTCAACTACATTTTCACCTCCACAGcaagcattttgataggaaaggatgacaaatatgaaaaaaaagaaagaaaacgcaTAATAACATTTCAGAGTCAGTGTGCAAGGAACTTCAGTGTGCAATGGCCTTTACAGGAAGAAAAAGTGGATAAGTGCagcaatattttgtttatatctgTAACCAAGGAAATGCTCTATCACATTGTACCATAAGCGCCACCCACTGGCATAGAGTGAATTTGCGTTTTCATTTAGCCTGTCTGATGTTTCTGTTTCTTGTGTGTATGTTTTGTGGAGCATAAATTTAcaaagctaaataataataaaaaaagcttttaaaaagctatgaaaaggtttttttctatctgtttttgtttaaattttacaattatacgatctaatttaaatcaaaaacttaacactaaaataacaataaccaattttatagcattttatattatttatatgtcaaAATCACATACATCATATTCATGCCTGAATGTCATAGTTCTACCGTCATTGTTTTCTGAATATAACTGCAGAGTAAATCTTACAAACAATGAATGGGGATGGTAACATGATGGTGTTGAATTACTTTTCCTTTCTAAAGAATAGTTGAAAGAAAAATGGTTAAACAGGCTCACAGTGATGGGTAGATCATCTTTATCACAGGAATCAATGGGCCTCTGAAACTTCATGACTGTTTTCCCATCAGACTCAGTCAGAGACAGAAGTTTGTAGTTCTGTTGCTCGTCAACCGAAGGCATTGAATTCCCCCCAGCATGACGGTCCTGAAtaccaaaaaaaacagaaaagaaaaatgagaaGTGTAGCATGTATGCATGCGTAGTAACAGGTGTTTTTATGAAGCTGtagttatagttatagttgcAGTCTCCAATCAGTTTTCCACTTTGACTTTCAAGATCTTATATTAATATCAGGTTAATGTTACCTGCATCTGCATATTTTAGAACTAAATGTGACAAACCCGATGAATCAGAATCGACAGTATACAGAACAAAATATccaaaaaatatacaattatttgtaaCTTCACTGTAAGTGACTTATTGACAGTCATCAGTCTATATTTATGATGTGAAAGACTAAATCCAAATATAACAGTGTGTACTGTAGATAAGTAACTAATAGAGATGTAATGATATAAAAATTTCACAATATGTTAATATATCGATATGAAGTCCAAAGTTCGATATTTACtgcgatataaaaaaaataaataataagatttGGGAAAGAAAAAACTGGAGCCCACCGGGGCGGCGCAggcggaactggagcccaccggggcagagcagaggacaaccacagccgagcagaaagaaaaaaaaagtttacatatgCTATCTAATGCACTTTGAGAGATCAAAATTAAGAGGTCCAAACCATGTTCTTAACTGAAAAAATTATGTTAGAAAATTGTTTTACTTGCACCTCAACCCTCTTTTTTGTTGTGGCATACTGTCTCTCTCTAAATTAGATTCACACTGGTGTTTTAGGAAGGCAAACaaatttgaatataataataataacaacaattttatattatttttattcctaTGACAGTTATAGTAAAACAATTTTACTGTAAAGTAattgaaaatttatatttcatgcaAGGATGTACACATGCATTTTGAGGGGCAGAGGCTCAAGTGGAAAAAAGGGCACTTCtcgtatttagaaaaaaaataaaaataaaacaaaacaaataaaataaatcctaaaCATAAATAGATTAGGGGTGTGCGATTTATTGATAACGATAATTAGAtgatattttgctgagtgttattgtgctgatatcttaagTTCTACCATGGACAGCTGACTGTTTTTGAGATTctgtataccgtatttttcggactataagtcgcacctgagtataagtcgcatcagtccaaaaatacgtcatgatgaggaaaaaaacatatatatgttgCATTGGACtaaaagtcgcatttatttagaaccaagaaccaagagaaaacattaccatctccagccgcgagagggcgctctatactgctcagtgtagagtacaggagcaatgagcagcatagagcgccctctcgcgactgtagacggtaatgttttctcttggttcatgtcaaattgattttgataaataagtcgcacctgactataagtcgcaggaccagcctgTGAAGCGTATCTATCTtcgtataatatatatagatatatgaagAGACAGTAGATCGTCTTTAACTCGCTTTATTCAGCATGAAGCAACCGCATACACGAGAATCTCTCTTGTGTTATCTTTCTGTATGTCCGTCACCCATACGTAAGCCCTGACGTATACCCAATCACAGAGCATAACTGGTTCACGTGACATCTCCCCCTTTTAGTCTAAGGATTCATACAGTATTAAACAAAACAACTGTTTCTCAGAAACATACCCTGAAATTACTTTTCGGTCTAAAACACAATATTTtccatattcttttttttttccaaaaatgtattaaataaacataagaactCTTATTCtatttatcaatattatttttaaacttgcTGTTTAAGTAGACATTAACAAAATACATCTGAACAAgcaaatataaacaaacattctTCTCAGACCTTCCCTTTTGTCCTTCAACATAAGTGGTCTGTACTCATTTGTGAACATCACTAGTTAACTAATTTCTTCCGACTAGTAAGTTAACTTGACAGCAGGTTTCACAACACGTCCAGAGcgtgttctcaaaactctgggTGACGATGTTATACTACCAGTCTCTGAATTATTTTGAGTTGGACAGGTAGCTGATGTTATGCTGCCCGGCGGGTTGGAGACTTTTGGTGATTGTGTTGGAGAGTCGTTCCTTTCTTGGTTGACAATCTGCAGGTGCCTCCGGTTTCGTCTGATGGTGTCTCCTTGTGGCGTTTTCACCACAAACGAACGGGGAGTGGAACACGAAGCCTGAATCACCCCGGTGCCTCTCCATGTCTTTTCTGAGTCTGTTTTCAGTCGCACTCTGTCTCCGACCCCTAAGGCGGGAAGCTGCTTAGCTGAGTATCTCCTGCTGTAGGTGTATTCGTAGGCCTGCTTAGCTTTGGCATCTGTCTGCCTGACTGTAGACAGATTTGGCCATGACGGTCTCAACTGATGGTGGAGCTTGGGGACTGTGGTTCGCAGTCTCCTTCCCATGAGGAGTCTGGCTGGGCTTTCTTTTGTCGGCTCCGTAGCGGTGTCCCTGTAGATCAGGAGAGCTAGCTGGGGGTCTTGTTGCCTAAGGATGCTTTTAGCGGTCCTGACAGCTCGCTCCGCCATCCCATTAGCTTGGGGATAATATGGGCTTGATGTAGTATGCTGGATGTCATACTTAGATGTGAAGTCCTGGAACTGCCGTGAGGTGAACTGTGGGCCGTTATCCGTAATCAGCTCTTCAGGTATCCCGAACCGTATGAATATGCTCATCAGCTTACTTATAACTGCTTCACTCGTGGTCTGGGTGAGACTTAATACTTCAAGCCATCTTGAATAATAGTCAATAACAACCAGTAAGTGCTTTCCTTTAAACTCACAAAGATCTGCAGCTAGTTTTTGCCACGGGAGTTTCGGCAAAGGCGTTGTAATGAGTGGTTCCCGGCTTTGGCTTGGTTTGCGCTCATTGCAGTGTGGGCATGAGGACACTTTCTCCTTTACTGCATGGCTTATCTTTGGCCACCAGATGGCATCATTGTATCTCTGCCTGGATTTGTTTAGGCCTTGATGCCCATGGTGGATTCTCTCCAGCATCTCAGTTCTCATTATTTGTGGGATTACTATTTGGTTTCCCCTCTTTACCAGTCCATTATGCTCACTGAGACTACTTCTCTCCATAAAATAGTCTAGAGCAGGCCTCACGACATCCTTTCTGTATCGTGGCCAGTCAGACTTAATGTATTGTCCGACTTTCTGCAGGGTTTCATCCTTCTCTGTCTCTGCTTTTATGCGCTCCAGCACTGTTTTAAGCCTTTCCAGCTCTGCGATGGAGTCCACATATGCCTGGATGTCCTCACTCAGTTTTGTGTCGTCCACTTTTGACTCTGGGTGCCTTGACAACACATCAGGTACTATCAGGTTTTTTCCTGGGATGTACTCAGCGACTGGGTTGAACTTCATTAGGCGGATCAGAAGTCGCTGACACCTTAGTGGAGTTTTGTCTAGGTCTCTGTGGTTGATGAGTGTCACCAGTGGTTTATGGTCGGTTAGTAGTTTGTAGCTTTCCAGACCACACAGATATAGATAGAACTTTTCTGAGGCCCATACACTAGCAAGACACTCCTTTTCTATTTGTGCGTACTTCTTTTCCGCTTCATTTAGTGTACGAGAGCAGTAGGCTACCGGTTTAAGTGTGCCTCCATGATTTTGCATCAGCACCCCTCCTAATCCATAACTGGATGCGTCAGCACCTACTACGGTGGGCAGTTTTGGATCAAAGTACTGAAGAACGGGTGCAGAGGATATCAGCGACTTTACTTTCTGGAAGGCTGCTTCTTGCTGCGAGTCCCACACCCATGCTACTGCATTCTTTAACAGCTCGTTAAGGGGATGAAGGATTTGTGACAAATTGGGTATGTATCTGCCGACATAATTCACCATACCAAGTACTCTTTTTAACTCACTCACATTTGTAGGTGTCTCCAGAGCGGTGATGGTGGACACTCTTTCTGGGCTTGGAGTTACGCCCTCTTGACTGATGACCTGGCCCAAGAAGTGAATGGAAGCCTGCCTGAACTTACACTTTTGGCGGTTAAGTTTTAAACCAGATGCACGGATTGTCTCCATCACCTTTTTCAGGCGGCTGTTGTGCTCTTCCAGAGTAGCTCCGAACACAAGAATATCATCCATATAAACGACTGTGCCCTCGTGATCATGCAGTAGTTCTTGCATCCTCCTTTGGAATATATCTGGTGCTGATGTTATCCCGAATGGGAGCCGTTTAAAACAGTATCGACCATTTGGTGTTATAAAGGTTGTTAATTTTGAGCTTTCTTCATCCAGAGCCATTTGCCAAAATCCACTGGCAGCATCCAGAGTTGTGTACACCTTACTTCCAGCCAGTTTGTGTAAGATGCTGTCTGTGGTCGGCAAGATGAATTTTTCTCTTTTCACGTTCTCGTTTAGTTTAGTGAGACCTACACAAATTCTTACTTTACCGTTTGGCTTTATCACAGGCACCATAGTCGCTACCCATTCTGTAGGCTCTGTCACGCGCTCTATTATGCCATTTTCCTCCATTCGCTTAAGCTCCTCCTCTACTTTAGGTAGCAGCGGAATGGGTATGCGGCGAGGGGCTACAACGCTGTATGGCTTAGCATTTTCTTTTAGGACTATTTTTATGGGGTCTCCCTTAAGCAGCCCTAATTCCCCAAACACACTGACTTCTTCAATGTGTTGTATTAGACCCAGACGAACACCGACAGATCTACTCAGTAAATTATCACAAGTAGACTTTGCCACTATTACTCTAAAGTAACAGTCTGTTGTTTTTCTTCCTTTTGTCTCTTGCGTCTTAGCTAGGAATTGTCCCAAATGGACCACTTTTCCTCCTGGACTTTCCAGTTTAGAGGTGACTGGACTAAGTTTCGGCTTGACACGGAGGCTGCTATATGTAGCCTCATTTATTATTGTCGTGTCAGCACCAGAATCAATCTTGAAGCTGACTGGAGTATGGCATATCACTAGTGTTGTGCGCCATGGTGGCTCTGTATCTGTGATGACTTCATCCACTGTAGCCTCATTCTTGGTCATAGTCTCATTTATTGATCCTAAGAATAAGCTGTCTACTTCTTCAGTCACTTCTTGTATCATTCTGGTTTTGCATTTGTTTGCGAAGTGACCAATTTTGTGGCATTTGTTACATTCTCTGTCTTTAGCTGGACATTTGTCTCTTGCATGTCTGCGCCCACATCTaccacagtttttcttttcattttcttttcgtCCTCCTGCTGCCtcatattgtgtttttttccacttatttttataaacttttgATTTCACTTCATCAACGTGCCCTGATGCACCAGCCTCGCTGTTCTGTTGCTTCACTAACTCAGAATGCCTGGCCATGTCAACTGCTTTCTTCAGAGTAAGGTCACTTGTCATTTGTAGCTTCAATGAAAGATCTTTGTCTTTAATCCCTATAACAAGTCTATCTCTTATTTCCTCCTCCTTTTCATGAAAGTCACAGTGGGCTGCGAGTTCATACAAGTGCCTTATATACTGTTCAACGGACTCACCCGCCTCTTGTGTCCGCGAATGAAAACGTGCTCTCtcaaaaatcacatttctttTTGGCACGAAGTGCGCGTCAAACAGCTTCAGCACTTGGTCAAaatcctcctcctctccctcgtCGTCATCTGGCGAGACGAATGATTTGTACACTTGCTCTGCCTCCGGGCCCATAGAATAAATCAGTGCGCTGACCTGAACATCGGCTGGCTCTTTGTTAAGCTTCGTTGCTATTCGATACCGGGAGAAGCGTTGTTTCCAATCGGGCCAATCCTCCGGTTTAGCGAAGTTAAGCTGCTCCGGCGCCGAAAACTTTGCCATCCTGTCCGGTTTTCTCCTGTCAAACTACTTCCTTCAGTCAGCGTGCTGTGTCGGTTCACTTCTGACACCATGTGAAGCGTATCTATCTtcgtataatatatatagatatatgaagAGACAGTAGATCGTCTTTAACTCGCTTTATTCAGCATGAAGCAACCGCATACACGAGAATCTCTCTTGTGTTATCTTTCTGTATGTCCGTCACCCATACGTAAGCCCTGATGTATACCCAATCACAGAGCATAACTGGTTCAAGTGACacagccaaactataaaaaaaaaatgcgacttatagtccggaaaatacggtattctGTGTAGTGATCAAAGTGAAAGAAAgacatgacatttgccaagtatggtagcccatactcagaattggtgctttgcatttaacccatccaagtgcacacacacagcagtgagaagtgaagacaccgtgaacacacacccggaccagtgggcagctatagatccagcacctgGGGAGCTACTGAGGGTttagtgctttgctcaagggcacttcagccatgggtgcagcctattgagggtggaagagagcactgttcattcactcccccacccTACAACTCCtcccagcaccgagactcgaaccagcaaccttctggtaactagtccgtctctctaaccattaggccacagttgCCCCTCAGTTGCCCAACAGCTGTAAGTTTAAATGGATTTGTACCTTATTAtggacatttttaattttataaaaaagtgTGCATAGTGAATGCACCGAAGAAACGGTGAATGGAAGCATCGTCAAATTTTtaaacttcctatttccaacttatCATAATTACCAGCTGTTGtattcttttttgttaaaaataacagtggacagtggtttgtgaatgttgatgcttagcctaaatattTTGATCAGGAGCATCCCCTCCTGCGACCCATGATTTGTCtttatgtgtattcagagccagtgagcaacggacttttataataataaaaaactgtgcTAATGTGTGATAAAATATTTGTCAGCATTAAAAAATTAATGCGATAATTAACAAGCTCACTTTGATGTTTATGTGTGCCTGAAACATGACGAATCAACATCGACAGTATACAGTACAAAAAATGTGTAACTTCACCTTaagtttttagtttatttcatttatggGACAATGCACAACAAAAGTGTAGTTCCAGAGTTAACTATAAAGCTAATCAGCACTTCATAAGTGACTTACTGTTAGTTATCAGTTTGCCTTGATGATGTGAAAGACTAGGAAAccctattaaaaaaattactaaatttgaaatattcataaaaatcaaGAACATAAAGAACAAAATATCAAAAGAATATAAAATGAGTTGCTGGTTCACTCTGACGGTTATCAGTTTTTACCGTAAAGTAACTGCCACCGGGTCCAACTCCTCCAATA
Proteins encoded:
- the LOC113107466 gene encoding DBH-like monooxygenase protein 2 homolog is translated as MVTLSFVLLLLSVQWSWAQEDPLLPFSEHLDPEHKVRLKWGFDEIQGFILFELTVNTNGWVGFGFSPKGGMTGADVVIGGVGPGGSYFTDRHAGGNSMPSVDEQQNYKLLSLTESDGKTVMKFQRPIDSCDKDDLPITDLPMKLIYAYGQTDDITYHSSQRGTKELNLLKYMPHVNPSNRSFFDITMDNFIVPAKHTYYHCKILKAPTFGPKQHIYRIEPVIENVDLVHHLVLFRCPPTVTEPLEAECHTGADGGCIEVVAVWGVGGGAFEFPEVAGLPIGGNVGNFFYRLEVHYNNPHKSAGRVDNSGLRFYYTSELRQHDAAVLMTGLLVAPGYAIPPKAKSFHTYGMCDTANIPKVLETPHDLQVFSVMLHTHLAGRKVRVGQFRGGEQIDILAADESYDFEYQEATNLGKTKTVKLDDKLLVECTYNTENRDSFTWGGYSTTDEMCLAFILYYPAMKLSGCVSFPDLTSLHSAMGATDANSWLNIMFTKTWNDMTINEYQKTLNSIDQFIIVVNSLNKASSFKGTLPDLKVIPPAPCISGCVTKSLAVLSLLTCLAVQWASFCNTNAN